The Maylandia zebra isolate NMK-2024a linkage group LG4, Mzebra_GT3a, whole genome shotgun sequence genome includes a window with the following:
- the cdc42ep4a gene encoding cdc42 effector protein 4a: MPILKQLVSSSSQTKRRSRMDLTREMISAPLGDFRHTMHVGRSGDAFGDTSFLSTRSGEPPPESTSFPRSPRPGLLSRTFRSSKRSQSVNRVDQQKDSALVVPGGSPTYVKNAMSLPFLNDEDGGDSMVTKSLSSSPLKLHSDLDGRGAVAATRSLELEEQSFGELTELPESSIQYGGGMKHAVSVMSFHVDLGPSMLGEILGVMEKEDDDLGYEEGKSSEGCTSPLLGAHGEEEVYVEGEKDEEHVEANEEAEELQHQASMHLASSVDLRQEDGGPYTPEYTPEIRPKHLQHLDSCSMSSSGSAALDEKPSSLIFAGDTDSATFSAPPEEESNFSSFLEDEDDEIHV, from the coding sequence ATGCCGATCTTAAAACAGCTAGTGTCGTCCTCCTCCCAGACAAAGCGTCGCTCCCGTATGGACCTGACCAGGGAGATGATCAGTGCTCCCCTGGGTGACTTTCGCCACACCATGCATGTAGGCCGCAGCGGTGATGCTTTTGGTGACACCTCCTTTCTCAGCACACGCTCAGGGGAACCCCCTCCCGAGTCCACATCCTTTCCTCGCTCTCCTCGGCCTGGACTCCTGTCACGCACCTTTAGGAGCAGCAAGCGCTCTCAGTCGGTGAACCGAGTGGACCAACAGAAAGATAGCGCCCTGGTGGTCCCCGGAGGATCACCCACCTATGTAAAAAATGCCATGTCCCTTCCCTTTCTCAATGATGAAGACGGAGGCGACAGCATGGTGACAAAGAGTTTGTCTTCAAGTCCGCTGAAGCTCCACAGCGACTTGGATGGGAGAGGTGCAGTTGCAGCTACTCGCTCTTTAGAGCTGGAAGAGCAAAGTTTTGGTGAGCTGACTGAGCTCCCAGAGAGCTCAATTCAGTACGGAGGTGGAATGAAGCATGCAGTGTCGGTTATGTCTTTCCACGTTGACCTGGGTCCGTCCATGCTGGGTGAAATCCTGGGTGTGATGGAGAAGGAGGATGATGATCTTGGCTACGAGGAGGGCAAGAGCAGCGAGGGCTGCACCTCGCCACTGCTTGGCGCCCATGGTGAGGAAGAGGTTTATGTAGAGGGTGAAAAAGATGAGGAGCATGTGGAGGCAAATGAAGAAGCAGAAGAGCTGCAGCACCAGGCATCTATGCATCTAGCCAGCTCTGTTGATCTGAGGCAGGAGGACGGAGGGCCTTACACTCCAGAGTACACTCCTGAGATACGCCCCAAACACTTGCAGCACCTAGACAGCTGCTCCATGTCCAGTTCTGGGTCTGCTGCTCTGGATGAGAAACCCAGCAGCCTGATCTTTGCAGGAGATACAGATAGCGCCACCTTCAGTGCCCCACCAGAGGAGGAGAgcaacttttcctctttcttggaggatgaagatgatgagATTCATGTATGA